The nucleotide window CAGAAAAGCCATGTCCGGCGCTTTCTGGCTGCAATTGGTATTAGTAACATGTTATCTACCGCATGGGATAGCAACAAGTTTTTATACGACAAGCTCGTCAGTGTTCTTCACGAAGCAATGTATGTTGACGTTGGTTTACTTAAATTCGTCATTAAATCCAATTCTGTACTGTTGGAAGATGAAGGAAATAAGGATACGAGTCAAAGGGATTATTGGACAATTTTTATGTACATCAAACTGACTGAGAATATCATGGTAAAAGCGTGTCCAGTTACGAAATCCAAAACTTATTGTACATTAATCCTTATCGGCATTAACGACAGCTGTTAATTTGCAGTTTGAGTTAGAACAAGTACATACGGGAAAAGAAACACTGAGGCAGAAGTAAGAAAACAAGGTTCTCAGCTCTTACAGAACCGCGACATAGGAAATGTTTCAGAGAACACAAGAATCGATGCAAGTTCACCAAATAGTCATCTTGTTAGCCTGCGGACAGGCTTCCTTTTCTGGGGAATCGTGGGAAAGAATGGGGTGAGGAAAAAAGACTTTTCCCTAGTAGGGAAATAGTAGTAGTATTTCCCTAGTAGGGAAATAATAAGGTAGTACCTTATTCTTCCCAGATACCCCAAAAAGGTAAGCCTACGAGCAAGCTATCATCTTGTCTCTTAATACACTAGCCGAAAAAAAAGTTAAGACGCTTTGGCCAATGTTCTGCATAAGGAATCCTTCTCAAATAATTTATATTCTCATCAAttttcaaacctcttttttttttttaattttcttttaaatatttgtGACCACCATTATTTCTATTGTTAGTACAGTCTACATGTAAACAAACAATATCAATCTACAGCTTCAGAAACTTTATAAATTGTATACGCTTTGTATAGTTTCCAGGAGGGAGTCGataacgaaaacgtcacaaatacatGATATACCTGTCGTTGAATACAGAAAAATAAAAGTGGTGCACTCAAAGAACGCCTTGAAGAACATTTCTTTGACGAGTCTGCCAAACGATGTCgtaaaatgttcaaatttcATGTTCTAACGACAACGTTAGCCCCGCAGAAGAAAATCTCTGGCTTTCAGTGCCttcacatgaaaaccatttgtgtcAATCAGATGAAAGGACACATGACACATTTCGCAGGACGTAACTAACGACGAATAATCTTAAAACAGTTCAAGTTGTATTATGAAGTACCAGAGGTCTCTGTCAGCGGGGTAATTCTGAAGAAACGTTTTCGTTGAAGCCGGTGCAGCCTTTTGAACTTCCTGGTGTTGTTTGAGCAGCAGTACTGACAGACCTAGGTTCCCAATGGAATGTCTCAGTACTTATACAATCTCAGTTAACGATTGCGCTGTGATAGCCTACCATTCATTTTGCTTAAGTACTCGCCTAAGCTTCACATTTGTTATATGTTATGAGCGAGTGattgaaataaatattttttcagtgCACTAATCACACATGTCAATGTAAaacttagagcagttttcaaatgactgtcgaaaaaccaaaaccaaagcaattactccgaccaatcacaacaggagcaaacagcgcgatgaaccaatcataattcctagcaattatctgaaacttgctcaaagcgcgggaaaaatcacgcgtacgtggcgcgattggttttggttttgcttctcattggctgaaaaattagCGGGagtctttcaagccaatcattaagcgtagcaatcgcaatcacgtaattactttcgacagtcatttgaaaactgctctatcgtAATGTTGTTGATTGCACTATTGAGTATTATTTGAGTAAATGTTTAAACCTTTCTGTTAAGGCATATTTAGGAGAGACTGTTCCAGCTCCATTGCCTGCGCCTTAATTCTAAAGACCACGCCACGCGGCATTTGTAGAAAGATATCGACAAATGATATAATAAGCTTAGAGCATGGAGAACATTGCAATGGCGAAACACGAAGCAAGTACTTGCAAACTGCGATGAAATCTGGAAGAATAGCCGAAGACTGTCGAGAACGGCAAAAAAACGATCAATTTTATCATAAGGCCGACCAAGGAGAGAAATCTATGCCCAATTCGGCCGAGAACGTAGTTTTATACCTATGAAACGAACGTGCTAAAAATACTACAGGGAATACCTAAAAGACTCGAAATACTTGATTACAACACGGGCACGACATTTGACAACATTCCTATTGCAGGCAAATCAGCATCAAACAATGTACCGGTAATCAACAACAGGGAACCGATTTCTACAGACCATTTATGCTACTTTTGGATATCCTCCTATTTCGTGCAATTGTTATAGGGGATAATGAATAAATAGATCAATCGAAATAAAACTCAGTAGCATGAAACGAGAAAGTGgtcaatgcgcatgcgtaaatgccaTCTATTCTGTGCCCGTATGCATCAGCAAGTACCGTAAGGAACATTACAAGACTTCAAACGTAGTTCTGAACCTTGACCCAGTGTTTCTGCCGATAATATGGAGGCTGTTAATTTTGAGTGGGAACCTTTAACAGAAGAATTTAAAGGGACAATGTGTAAATGAATAAACGAATGAAGTCTGATTTAGAATGTATTATTGTACTTTTATTTGTGTGACTtataaattaagaaaaataattatatagcCATGAACAATTGTCTTTGCAGATGCTTGGTTCTTCGTGATACACTGAGATGCAGTTTCTTCAGGAACCTGTCAACaatagaaataaattattttagagTTCATTGTAAAATGTTGATGTTATTTGGATGTGCAATTATTAACTCGTTAACGATAAGAGAAATGTCCCTTTTCTCAGTGCTTGAGGTTCTTTTGATTATATAATGTGTCCTCACAGCGGTTTCtttaaaagggaaaaaataactCTTTCCTTAGCTTGTTTGGTTAGTATGTAGATAAAGATTAGCTATAGTCTAATATACTGTGAAAATAGAGAGCGGGAAAGGCGTACTAGCTATCATGAGGGCTTTGCAAGTTGGTTGTGGATGTAATTCTCACCAATTACTAGTGTGGTGACTTTTACAGGATCGTATCCATTGGGTTTGTGAATCTCCTTGACGCACAATCGGTAGTACGTGGTATTGATGgactgaaggaaaaaagaaatgaaattgtcAATTGGTAGAACAGAATACGCTAAAATActattcttgtttaattttgtctgtGGTCTTTACAGTTTTAGCATCGTTTGTGACAAGTTCATTTTAACACCTTGCTATTTTTAAGCAGAGAAACACggaggaaaacaatttttccgCTTTCTGTATACGATTGCGTCGGGTTCGATAGGTTTATTTGTATGTTTGGCATGATTTATCGCAGTTCAGTTCCAAGGAAAATGTCCGGTCCAATCATTCTTCGAGTTGAAGTCCTCAATCAAGTTTAATTTGATTGATCTGCTTCTTCGAGTGTTTACTGATTACAAAGTAAGTTACCTCGACCCACGAAGCAATGCTGTTGAATTCTGGAATCAAACGATCCGATAAGCCCTGGGACATGTGACCCGAGGAGATGATGATTGTGGGTACTGTGCTGTAGGCGCTTGGTAATTGTTCATCCTGAAATATAATAATGTTACTGAATTCTTTGTATTTTCAATTACAATTGCTTGTATAGCTAAAATAATGTTCTTCTGCCCGAGACtgtcgaaaaccaaaaccaaagcaattcccTCATCCAATAATAGGAGAAAACAGCGCGATAAAAAAATCACAAGATCTAGCCATTACTTGGAACTCGCTCAAGGCGCGCGAAAAATCACTTTCATGGTGCGTTTAGCATTGGTTTTCATCGGTTGAGAAACCGGCGCGAATTTGAGCTTATTACTGAGCATAGCAATCGCGATCaagtaattactttcgacattcATTTGGAAACTGCTTTATGGATAAGACTGTTTTGTTTAACGCTTTAAcggccgtaggcgcactcatgacacttaaaGACTTTgttctgtctaacgccagacgattttactcgtcaatggggaacccctcggccgtgaaagggttaaatgtgGTTTAGTTATTCCGTGTGCAGAGCACCGGCAGAAGATGAGTTATCGGTTTCAATTAAGGTGCATGAAATATATTTGATAAAAGGTAAGTCTTATCTAAATTGCGTCATTGAAGTTTTATTTGAGAAAGATTAATCCTCGTTCTAACAAACGTGCAATGTCACCCACCTGACAAAAAGCATTATGATAATCTTCCTTAGGTGACTCATCATTGGGAAAGTCGACTACTTGCTGATTGGTTTTTAGTTTAGCTGCATTTTGCAGTGATTCGTAGGCAATCCAGTTCTGGAAAAGAAGAGAGCAGTGTTGGAAGAAAGTGCAGCACTATGCGTGATCTTCGTTTTCCTTATGATAATTGTTGATTAACTCGTTAGCTTTCAATAATTCCGATCTAGTCGCTTATTATAATGGCGATTGTATTCCgaaatttgttttttctatGCATGCTGATTCGTCCGATTCTAGCAGAATCGGAAATGTTCAGATGTCCGTAATTTTCAGAAACTAGTGTCCTTGGTTTGGATATGATGAATTGATTCTTCCATGTCTAATTTGATGAAGCTATGAATGTAATTTTATATTCCTTTTGCGTTCGTAACCTAGAACCTTATAAATGCGTAATAGTATAGTGTAGTTCTAAAGTGCTCAAAGTAATAAACAGTTTAATCCTTTCTTTAAGTTTACCACTGTTATGTTTTCGTGGAGACCATCAAAATTCTGCATTTCTCTTAAGCAGGCTTCAAATCCTTTTGAATTTACGTTTTCCACCCAGAGGGTAGCAGCATCGTGTTTTTGTCCAAGTACGGAATGTTCCGCAGTCAgaaagacaaatggtgctttgGTGAACAAACCCTGCGGTTAAAGAAGAAGTTAAAGTAAAAAGATTGAGGCATGAAGATGTAAGATGGGATACTGCATCCACTGAGAAAATAGCCCGACTCAAATGCATGTATGAGAGGCTAAAATTCCATGCAATGTAGTAGAGCTATGACAGGCTGTCATGTGTTAAGACTGGAGTGTAAATTGTGTAAATTGCTGATTGTTACATCTGTATAAAGGATTTGGTTACAAAATAGTCCAATTTGTTTGGAAATTCTTTTATTTCGAAGGGTGATGGAATGGGGACGTTCACTAAAGTTAAGTTAGTGTTAGAGGTTGTACTAAAAACAAGAAGATCAGATGTTTCCAAGGATAACTTGCTCTATTGTTTTTACTTAGCACAATGATTCCCGTTGTTTTCATCGGATGGTTATTACAGTAACCCATATTTCACCTGCTCGAAATCAAGTTTCTCGCACGTGGTACCATCCCACCATTTCATTGGCATTCGAAGATGTCCCGCGGCTGCTCCTGCTGGTGATTCTTGGATAGCAACATAATCCACAAACGTCAGGCCATCATCTGGTGTTAGTCGTTCTGCTCGTCCTGCTTTCAGCGCACAGAGTTTGAAGTTCAAGTAAGTGACACTCTCGACCCAAGTTACTGCTGCGTCGTGTACAAAGCTTGCAGTGCTGTTGAAGTAGTTGATGGATGTTTGTACGTTGATTTTTCCTTCGTTGCTTTGAAAGCTTGTCGGTTTGAAGAGAACTGTCTTGCACTGCACATCGGTGGTGTTCATACGGAGAGCAACGCGTCCTCGTTCAAGAACGAAAGCTGAGGAACCACAAATGGCAGTAAGTCAGTAAAGAATCAAGCGAGGACTATTGCAGCCTACTACAAGATGCGTGCGAAACTATTTTGGGAACTTGTTAATTAGGAAAAGACATGGAATTTTTAACATCTACGCTTTCGTACTTTGAGTGTTTGCAATAGCAGAGCTATAAGGGTTTGTGCGACAGTGGGATTTGCTTCTTCTAAATTGCACGGAATGCATGATTGTGATGCATACTCACGTGCACATGGGCCGTCATGTACCCAGGTAGCATTGGTGTTTCCAAGGCAGATCTCTCTATCCAGTTCGCATCTGCTGTTGTGAGTGACTCCGTTACTGTCACACACTTGCTGGTTATAGCCGTTCTTGCTTGAAGACGAAGTGCAGTTGTTGCAAATACAGGAATAAGTCATATCAGCTTCGTTTACTTGGCAGTATTTATAGGGTCCACAATCAACCTGGTAGCATGGGTCAATATCTGAGAGAAAATAGACAGACGCACTGTTGATCAGAATTATTGGTATTGAATAATGCAAGCTTTTTACAGTTACCCATTGTGATAGGAATAcaatttgttttggtttataCTTACTTCCAATAGCCATGTAGTTGACAGTTATGGGATCATGGCTGGCGTCGTATCGTTGGATATCTTTTAAGCATACCTCTAGCTGTGTTTTGGTAACCGACTGAAAGCAAGAAATAGAACTTGGCGTTGGATTTGAAGAATTAAACCGTAGACAAAATTTGGTCTCTTTGGATTGGTGAAATAGAACACAGCCTTATCATAAAATGTCTTATATGTTGTTAGGGTGTGTTGTTACCTACCCTGGCCCATTCAGAAATTGCATTGTTGTCTGGTTGAATTGTGTCTTTGTCGTGTTCGGCTGTGGTGACAATCTCGGGTGTGCTGTAGAACGGTTTTGGAAAAGTGATTTGCTAAAATGGAAAGAGAAAATAGTTTGAATTGAGTTTGGCTTCTGGTAAGATCGCTTGTGAAGTATAGTTTATGCTATGGAGTTGTTTTAGCTCACCTTACAAAAGCTGTATTCTGTGGAAAGCCCCGGTATGATGTTATTAGGAAAGAGGATTTCATCTCCAATAGGAATCGGCCAAGCAGATGGTACTGATGACAATGCCAAAATATTCTGAAATAGATGAGGAGTTAGTTAGTTTATCTCACGTTCTTTGTTCTCGTTTTTTGATTACTCTGCTATAGCTAGAAGAAAAATTGTCCACAGTCGCTGTTTCTGGTCACAGAATTCTTCGGGAATGGTTCTGTTAGTAGCTGAAAGTTTCACTTTAATATGAAAATTGTGCTTCCAAAAAGAATATTGGTTTTGAAATCAATCGTTCTAGAAAACTAAAAGTATCAAATTCCTACAGTTCTTGTGTGTATATTACAAAGCTAAAACTATAGCacttttttttagttcttttcCTTCTGCGTGAGAGGAAAGTAAGGCGTGTAAAAGTTATGAAAAGCAAATTAGTTGGTAACATGTTTTTTGCTTGTTCTCTTTAGTTTCAATGAAAGGTTGTGTGGCTTCTTTCAGTGGAAAGTCCTATTTTGTACTTACGACTCGGATATTCTCGTGAATTCCATCAAAGTTCTTCAATTCTCGGAGACACACTTTGAATTGCGAAGTTGTTACTTCTTCAGCCCAAATGCTGGTGGCATCATGAACATTTTTCGGTGGATCAGTGTGAATGACGGTCAGAAATACCAGTGAAGGCGCAGAAgagaactacaagaaaatatgTTCATGGATTGAATTTCAGAGAAATCACTCAAATGTTGTTGTGCTTAATGAGTTATAATCAACAAGCAGGAGATGGCGTGGTTCATTGGTGATAATGTTGTATTTGCATACGGTTGTGTAGATGTCTGTTAATTCACTGCACTTGaaccaaacaaaagaaatttttcattttccattttgtgcCTTAAGTGATTTATCCTAAGACGTTTCAAAACTACGAAGGTCTTACCGTGTTACCAGTGCGAACATCGATGCATTGCGAGCCTGTCGTCCAGAAGGGAATGTTGCTTGCTCTTGCAAGACCGACACCATTAACATCAGCTGATTCAAAAGCTATCCACGTCAGGTAGATCGTAAGTGGTTGGTTTATTGGACCAGAGACCGTAATACATGCAGTAAAGCTGCAAACAAAGTGTGATAACGAAGAATTTCAATGTAGAGAATACTTGTGATGTTTAGAATTATCGATTTTGTGAACTGCGTGAGCTTTATCAATCGTAATTCTCTATTTAGTTATTCAAACATCCAAGACAACTTTGAAGAAATAACCGAGTACTATCGAGTTTTAAGTTAGGAATAAGTTGAAAATATTAACATACTAAGTATT belongs to Acropora muricata isolate sample 2 chromosome 9, ASM3666990v1, whole genome shotgun sequence and includes:
- the LOC136927947 gene encoding uncharacterized protein, which codes for MKILIALSLTLFFYLSVTPSSGKLHNGVAFITYSADDDYRCKRFDFDPSSKASDNVHVQLRLRLSAYNVALSWIESVSKVGFTACITVSGPINQPLTIYLTWIAFESADVNGVGLARASNIPFWTTGSQCIDVRTGNTFSSAPSLVFLTVIHTDPPKNVHDATSIWAEEVTTSQFKVCLRELKNFDGIHENIRVNILALSSVPSAWPIPIGDEILFPNNIIPGLSTEYSFCKQITFPKPFYSTPEIVTTAEHDKDTIQPDNNAISEWARSVTKTQLEVCLKDIQRYDASHDPITVNYMAIGNIDPCYQVDCGPYKYCQVNEADMTYSCICNNCTSSSSKNGYNQQVCDSNGVTHNSRCELDREICLGNTNATWVHDGPCAPFVLERGRVALRMNTTDVQCKTVLFKPTSFQSNEGKINVQTSINYFNSTASFVHDAAVTWVESVTYLNFKLCALKAGRAERLTPDDGLTFVDYVAIQESPAGAAAGHLRMPMKWWDGTTCEKLDFEQGLFTKAPFVFLTAEHSVLGQKHDAATLWVENVNSKGFEACLREMQNFDGLHENITVNWIAYESLQNAAKLKTNQQVVDFPNDESPKEDYHNAFCQDEQLPSAYSTVPTIIISSGHMSQGLSDRLIPEFNSIASWVESINTTYYRLCVKEIHKPNGYDPVKVTTLVIGS